The following proteins come from a genomic window of Terribacillus aidingensis:
- the dnaX gene encoding DNA polymerase III subunit gamma/tau has protein sequence MSYQALYRVWRPRTFADVVGQEPIIRTLKNAIMQDKFSHAYLFSGPRGTGKTSAAKIFAKTINCEHAPVEEACNECAACRGIQDGSIADVIEIDAASNNGVEQIRDIRDKVKYAPSAVKYKVYIIDEVHMLSIGAFNALLKTLEEPPKHVVFILATTEPHKIPLTIISRCQRFDFKRINQQAMVNRMQEILEKEQITVSDDAVESVALAAEGGMRDALSLLDQAISYSEDVVELADVLAVTGAVSQDRLTEVIRACARQDVQAALEQVDLLIQDGKDPGRFVFDLIYYLRDLLMFQSAPGMENILERVLVDDSFKQLAEEVDASWIQAAIVELNRCQQEIKWANSPKVFVEIAILHIADKSAPTASVEAEAVQQLTRKISQLEQELKQLKLQPQSATAPAEQPKRPVRTGSKNSYRVPFERIRQVLSEATKDELKLVAEHWASFMDALKRQSAPAHATILNSKPRAASQNALIIGFKYEIHCSLALEHKDTIESLLAERIGHQVTVIPIPEANWTELREDFLKNQKQDDSSGDGKQEEDPIIAEARKLVGDDLLEIKD, from the coding sequence ATGAGTTATCAAGCGTTATACCGTGTCTGGAGGCCAAGGACATTTGCTGATGTAGTAGGCCAGGAGCCGATTATCCGTACATTGAAAAATGCCATCATGCAGGATAAGTTCTCGCATGCCTACTTGTTTTCCGGTCCGCGTGGTACAGGGAAGACAAGTGCGGCGAAGATTTTTGCAAAGACAATCAACTGTGAGCATGCACCAGTAGAGGAAGCATGCAACGAGTGTGCGGCTTGCAGAGGAATCCAAGATGGTTCAATTGCAGATGTTATAGAAATCGATGCAGCGTCCAATAACGGTGTTGAACAAATCCGGGACATCCGGGACAAAGTGAAATATGCTCCTAGCGCGGTTAAATATAAAGTGTATATCATCGATGAAGTTCATATGCTCTCGATTGGAGCATTTAATGCACTTCTCAAGACATTGGAAGAGCCACCCAAACATGTGGTCTTCATCTTAGCGACAACAGAACCGCATAAGATTCCGCTGACGATCATTTCCCGCTGTCAGCGATTCGATTTCAAACGTATCAACCAGCAGGCAATGGTAAACAGGATGCAGGAGATACTGGAGAAAGAACAGATTACAGTATCTGACGATGCAGTCGAGTCAGTTGCGCTAGCTGCAGAAGGCGGTATGCGGGATGCACTCAGCTTGCTCGACCAGGCTATTTCCTATAGTGAAGATGTTGTGGAGCTTGCGGATGTGCTTGCTGTTACCGGTGCCGTTTCACAGGATAGACTTACAGAGGTAATCCGCGCTTGTGCCAGACAAGATGTACAAGCAGCACTTGAACAAGTGGATCTGCTGATACAGGATGGAAAGGATCCAGGGCGTTTCGTTTTTGATCTTATCTATTACTTACGGGATTTGCTTATGTTCCAAAGTGCACCTGGCATGGAGAACATCCTTGAACGCGTACTGGTAGACGATAGTTTCAAACAACTGGCAGAGGAAGTGGATGCTTCTTGGATCCAAGCGGCGATTGTAGAACTTAATCGCTGCCAGCAGGAGATCAAATGGGCAAACAGTCCGAAGGTATTTGTTGAAATAGCGATTTTGCACATTGCGGATAAAAGTGCTCCGACAGCGAGTGTGGAAGCCGAAGCCGTGCAGCAGCTGACGCGCAAGATTTCTCAGCTGGAACAGGAATTGAAACAACTGAAATTGCAGCCGCAATCAGCTACAGCTCCTGCCGAACAGCCGAAGCGTCCGGTAAGAACAGGCAGCAAGAATAGCTATCGTGTTCCGTTTGAACGCATACGCCAAGTATTATCAGAAGCAACAAAGGATGAACTGAAGCTGGTTGCTGAGCACTGGGCAAGCTTTATGGATGCCCTTAAGCGGCAGAGCGCCCCTGCGCATGCGACGATTTTGAATAGTAAGCCAAGAGCAGCCTCCCAGAATGCACTTATAATCGGTTTCAAATATGAGATTCACTGTTCACTTGCCTTGGAACATAAAGACACGATAGAATCATTACTAGCAGAACGGATCGGACACCAAGTTACGGTCATACCGATTCCGGAGGCGAATTGGACAGAACTGCGTGAAGACTTCCTGAAGAATCAGAAGCAGGATGATTCTTCAGGGGATGGAAAGCAAGAGGAAGACCCAATTATCGCAGAGGCCAGGAAGCTGGTCGGAGATGATTTACTCGAAATAAAAGACTAA
- a CDS encoding glycoside hydrolase family 18 protein has translation MQIYVVQTGDSLNSIASRYGTTSQELITANELAAPNDLVVGQALVIPIIGSFYYVQAGDSLYTIARRNNLSVAELARINNISASAVLQPGQRLYLPAKSKRQIESNAYIEPTGNTVSQTLETAARQRAPYLTYLMPFSYRVNRQGNLTAPPLNEFPTIARENNTTLSLAVSTLESGAFSAELGTRIVTNTAVQDRLFTNIINTANEVGFGEVHFDIEFLPAENREDYNNFLRRAVARLRPEGLRVSTAVAPKTSATQQGQWYEAHDYAAHGEIVDFVVLMTYEWGYSGGPPLAVSPLPNVRDVVEYALTEMPANKIMLGQNLYGYDWTLPYEPGGQYAKAVSPQRAIAIARENNASIQYDTTAQAPFFRYTAAGAQHEVWFEDARSIQAKFNLIKELNLRGISYWKLGLSFPQNWLLLTDNFTIRKL, from the coding sequence TTGCAAATATATGTAGTACAGACTGGGGATTCACTGAATAGCATTGCAAGCCGCTACGGTACGACAAGTCAGGAATTGATTACCGCAAACGAACTGGCAGCACCAAATGACCTTGTCGTCGGACAGGCGCTGGTGATTCCAATCATTGGCTCATTCTATTATGTCCAGGCTGGTGACAGTCTTTACACCATTGCCAGAAGAAATAACTTATCCGTTGCAGAGCTCGCACGAATCAATAACATTTCAGCATCAGCTGTCCTGCAGCCGGGACAGCGTCTATACCTCCCAGCAAAGTCGAAAAGGCAGATTGAATCAAATGCCTATATCGAGCCAACCGGAAATACTGTATCCCAAACTTTGGAGACGGCAGCAAGACAGCGTGCACCATACCTTACCTATCTGATGCCATTCAGTTACAGAGTAAATCGGCAAGGAAATTTAACCGCTCCGCCATTAAATGAATTTCCAACAATTGCACGCGAAAACAACACAACATTAAGTCTTGCTGTTTCCACGCTCGAAAGCGGCGCATTCAGTGCTGAATTAGGAACTCGTATTGTCACCAATACTGCTGTTCAGGATCGCTTATTTACAAACATTATCAATACCGCCAATGAAGTCGGTTTTGGAGAGGTGCACTTCGATATCGAATTTCTGCCAGCGGAAAATCGGGAAGACTATAACAATTTCCTAAGGCGTGCCGTCGCCAGACTTCGACCTGAGGGACTGCGTGTATCGACAGCAGTGGCACCAAAAACGAGCGCAACCCAGCAAGGACAATGGTACGAAGCACATGATTATGCAGCCCATGGGGAGATTGTTGATTTTGTCGTGTTGATGACCTATGAATGGGGCTATAGCGGCGGACCACCCTTAGCTGTTTCTCCATTACCGAACGTAAGAGATGTCGTGGAATATGCCTTAACAGAGATGCCCGCCAACAAAATCATGCTCGGACAAAACTTATATGGCTATGATTGGACACTTCCCTATGAGCCGGGCGGACAGTATGCCAAAGCCGTCAGTCCGCAGCGAGCCATAGCGATTGCCCGTGAAAATAATGCTTCGATTCAATACGACACTACTGCGCAAGCACCTTTCTTCAGATATACAGCTGCTGGTGCACAGCATGAGGTATGGTTTGAAGATGCCCGCTCCATCCAGGCAAAGTTCAATTTGATCAAGGAGTTGAACTTGCGCGGAATCAGTTATTGGAAGCTTGGTCTTTCCTTTCCGCAGAACTGGCTGTTACTTACCGATAATTTCACAATCAGAAAGCTATGA
- a CDS encoding YaaL family protein — MAGRRLKRSDVDKELLADIFKMKNDWVSIQSIIERSVDASEMGQYDLQVAQAKYLFMLREARHRNLSALRT, encoded by the coding sequence ATGGCTGGCAGAAGATTGAAGAGATCTGACGTGGACAAAGAGTTGTTAGCTGATATATTCAAAATGAAAAATGATTGGGTGAGCATCCAATCTATAATAGAGAGAAGTGTCGATGCAAGTGAAATGGGGCAGTACGATTTACAGGTGGCGCAAGCCAAGTATCTGTTCATGCTTCGTGAAGCAAGACACCGAAACCTAAGCGCATTGCGTACTTAA
- a CDS encoding isochorismatase family cysteine hydrolase: protein MSDKKAVLFIDVFNTFDFPGGENLLENTKEILPNWEKLRKKAKENDWPVIFVNDHYGIWQDNFKKIADYCRNENNKEIIDSMMPHEDDYFLLKPKHSAFFQTSLPSLLKDLECDRVILAGVAGNICVIFSANDAHMREFKLDVPRNCVASNTKEQNEDALRVIETTLSANTDPI, encoded by the coding sequence ATGAGTGACAAAAAAGCCGTTTTATTTATAGATGTATTCAACACATTTGATTTTCCCGGCGGCGAAAACCTGCTGGAGAATACAAAGGAAATACTTCCTAACTGGGAGAAGCTGCGCAAAAAAGCAAAAGAAAATGATTGGCCAGTCATCTTTGTGAATGACCATTACGGAATCTGGCAGGATAACTTCAAAAAAATAGCTGACTATTGCCGGAATGAAAATAACAAGGAAATCATCGATAGTATGATGCCGCACGAAGATGATTATTTTCTTTTGAAACCGAAGCATTCTGCTTTCTTCCAGACATCACTACCATCCTTATTAAAGGATTTGGAATGCGATCGAGTTATTCTAGCAGGTGTTGCGGGTAATATTTGTGTTATATTCTCCGCAAATGATGCCCATATGCGGGAATTTAAACTGGATGTGCCAAGAAACTGTGTTGCATCCAATACAAAAGAACAAAATGAAGACGCATTGCGTGTCATTGAAACGACTCTCAGTGCCAATACAGATCCAATTTGA
- a CDS encoding type 1 glutamine amidotransferase domain-containing protein, with the protein MAKIATVITDTFEDVEYTDPAKAFKEAGHEVTTIEFESGKSVTGKQGEATVSIDKGIDDVNPSDFDALFIPGGNSPDNLRADDRFVNFAKHFMDEKKPVFAICHGPQLLITAKTLEGRKATGYKSIQVDMEYAGATVEDKEVVVCQNQLVTSRQPDDIPAFIEESLKLLK; encoded by the coding sequence ATGGCTAAAATTGCAACTGTCATTACCGATACGTTTGAAGATGTAGAATATACGGATCCGGCGAAAGCATTTAAAGAAGCTGGGCATGAAGTAACAACAATTGAATTTGAATCAGGTAAAAGTGTAACAGGTAAACAAGGAGAAGCGACAGTGTCCATCGATAAAGGCATCGATGATGTAAACCCATCAGATTTTGATGCACTGTTCATTCCAGGTGGGAACTCACCTGATAACTTACGTGCAGATGATCGATTTGTTAATTTCGCGAAGCATTTCATGGATGAAAAGAAACCTGTTTTCGCAATTTGTCACGGTCCGCAGCTGCTGATTACCGCTAAGACACTTGAGGGACGAAAAGCGACAGGATATAAATCTATTCAAGTCGATATGGAATATGCTGGTGCAACAGTCGAAGACAAGGAAGTTGTCGTATGTCAGAATCAGCTGGTTACGAGCAGACAGCCGGATGATATTCCAGCTTTCATCGAGGAATCCTTGAAGCTATTGAAATAA
- a CDS encoding YbaB/EbfC family nucleoid-associated protein: MRGGGNMNNMMKQMQKMQKKMMQAQEELFEMTFEATAGGGAVKVVANGKKEITDVVIQEEVVDPDDVEMLQDLIISATNEVLKQVDEKSNQTMGQFTKGLPGGMF, translated from the coding sequence ATGCGTGGTGGTGGGAATATGAACAATATGATGAAACAGATGCAGAAAATGCAGAAGAAAATGATGCAGGCTCAGGAAGAGCTTTTCGAAATGACTTTCGAAGCAACTGCAGGTGGCGGTGCTGTAAAGGTTGTCGCCAATGGTAAAAAGGAAATCACTGATGTAGTCATCCAGGAAGAGGTAGTAGATCCGGATGATGTGGAAATGCTCCAAGATCTTATCATTTCTGCAACAAATGAAGTATTGAAGCAAGTCGACGAAAAATCCAACCAAACAATGGGACAGTTCACGAAAGGGTTACCTGGAGGAATGTTCTAG
- the recR gene encoding recombination mediator RecR, with product MYYPEPISKLIDSFTKLPGIGPKTAVRLAFHVLSMKEDDVMDFAKALINAKRELTHCSICGHITDQDPCSICQDEARDSSLICVVQDPKDVIAMEKMREFNGKYHVLHGAISPMDGIGPEDINVPSLLNRLKDEEVKELILATNPNIEGEATAMYISKLVKPSGIRTTRIAHGLPMGGDLEYADEVTLSKAMEGRREL from the coding sequence ATGTATTATCCCGAACCGATTTCGAAGCTGATAGACAGCTTTACTAAATTGCCTGGAATCGGACCAAAGACTGCCGTGCGTCTTGCCTTTCATGTACTTAGCATGAAGGAAGATGACGTCATGGATTTTGCGAAGGCATTAATCAATGCCAAACGTGAATTGACCCACTGCAGCATCTGCGGTCATATCACCGATCAGGATCCTTGTAGTATTTGTCAGGATGAAGCAAGAGATAGTTCTCTTATTTGTGTCGTGCAAGATCCGAAAGATGTCATCGCTATGGAGAAGATGCGTGAATTTAATGGGAAATACCATGTATTGCATGGAGCTATTTCTCCGATGGATGGTATCGGACCTGAAGATATCAATGTTCCATCTCTATTGAACCGCCTGAAGGATGAAGAAGTGAAGGAATTGATCCTAGCTACCAATCCGAACATAGAAGGCGAAGCAACAGCGATGTATATATCCAAACTAGTCAAACCATCTGGTATACGAACAACAAGGATTGCACATGGCCTGCCAATGGGTGGAGATCTGGAGTATGCGGATGAAGTCACCCTTTCCAAAGCGATGGAAGGCAGAAGAGAACTGTAA
- a CDS encoding DUF3891 family protein — MIVRHNDEGKTVLIAQHAHAAISGEIARHWRKDDSDSPVQRPETIMAIDQHDRAWIPLDEVPKRKPDGEGFYSFIDYPLTDKLRAYQQGIMEVREQSRYAAILCSRHYCSFFSNHTEDEQIKAFLDREHGLQQADIQTLTSAESATLDIDQKMLSFCDDVSLYLCMNQPGVSKQNEVKWFRDGFGEKFSFADKVIGEWVSSVEVKLTPSPLESPVRVAIPQVVVDGDEFREEKLWVTVT; from the coding sequence ATGATCGTTCGACATAATGACGAAGGTAAAACGGTGTTGATAGCTCAGCATGCCCATGCGGCTATTTCCGGGGAAATAGCCAGGCATTGGCGAAAGGATGATTCAGATTCACCTGTTCAGCGTCCTGAGACTATCATGGCCATCGACCAGCACGACCGAGCTTGGATTCCGTTGGATGAAGTACCAAAGCGAAAGCCTGATGGGGAAGGTTTTTATAGCTTTATCGATTATCCTTTAACGGACAAGCTGCGTGCATATCAGCAGGGCATCATGGAAGTACGGGAACAATCCCGCTATGCAGCTATATTGTGCAGCCGGCATTATTGCTCGTTCTTTTCCAACCACACAGAAGATGAGCAGATAAAAGCATTCTTGGATCGGGAGCATGGATTGCAGCAAGCTGACATACAAACACTTACTTCAGCCGAAAGTGCTACGTTGGATATTGATCAAAAGATGCTTTCTTTCTGTGATGATGTTTCTTTGTACCTGTGTATGAATCAGCCGGGAGTATCTAAGCAGAATGAAGTGAAATGGTTCCGGGATGGTTTCGGGGAAAAGTTTTCTTTTGCCGATAAGGTTATCGGAGAATGGGTATCGTCTGTGGAAGTCAAACTGACACCTTCACCGCTCGAAAGTCCTGTCCGTGTTGCCATTCCACAAGTGGTAGTGGACGGAGATGAGTTCCGTGAAGAGAAGCTCTGGGTGACGGTGACATGA
- the tadA gene encoding tRNA adenosine(34) deaminase TadA — MTNDAYWMEQAIKEAKRAEHLGEVPIGAIIVKDGEIIASGFNLRETTQQAHSHAEMHAIQAANEKVGSWRLEDCDLYVTLEPCPMCAGAIIQSRIRRVVFGAYDPKAGCAGTLYNLLEDDRFNHQTEVTGGVLQKECGGLLTSFFRELRKKKAAKNSRD; from the coding sequence ATGACGAACGATGCTTACTGGATGGAGCAAGCGATTAAGGAAGCAAAGCGAGCGGAGCATCTTGGAGAAGTTCCGATTGGAGCTATTATCGTGAAGGATGGAGAGATCATCGCTTCCGGCTTCAATCTTAGAGAAACAACCCAGCAGGCACACTCACATGCAGAGATGCATGCAATCCAAGCGGCCAATGAAAAGGTAGGCAGCTGGCGATTGGAGGATTGTGATTTGTACGTGACCCTTGAGCCTTGCCCAATGTGTGCAGGTGCCATCATCCAATCAAGGATCCGACGTGTCGTATTTGGTGCTTATGATCCGAAGGCTGGCTGTGCAGGCACTTTATATAATTTACTGGAAGATGATCGGTTCAATCATCAGACAGAAGTGACAGGCGGCGTGCTGCAAAAGGAATGCGGCGGACTGCTGACCTCATTTTTCCGGGAACTCCGGAAGAAAAAAGCAGCGAAAAACAGCCGGGATTGA